The Lichenihabitans psoromatis genome contains a region encoding:
- a CDS encoding SEL1-like repeat protein, protein MNDCDATDRNWADGLIGATMNKAVPWSSGDSNLDIREAARRAAKREGLSVGEWLDAIIAERAEMLGVDVAKLDAEERVYAVTERLARLSGETRGASETRDSSEPSRSSLPPSSPRASERQKMTSGTRMRDWFGANGGATAPAKPSPTKTAAPTRGRSMPETARPFGPLNGRLGSTLDASAPTRAPIVAPRPIDVQAVATQAASDDGSSAAAEQSGAEELRRVEAKLTALFRALDRKQDPSGTDVVMPPSRPAATRAAAAVETAKMADSTPAPILSDAPPFRTLAQAIAEISERQIMLDRQAAVTADEPTAPPVSPQRAEEQADRKIDAQPHVTLSTRQDQSSDRRAKLMPTQKLAASRLRAEPSGSGAQSPGSSTEGSTLDLIERRLEALAAKIDMAIAGQVKPSVIETLSKRLDHVQGSLDDRLLSRTALPPLDQPAMEQMIEGLIGRIETLRQPVPDVAALEGMLQQLAQKLDDAREPQADAQVFGDLQAQVGKLAERIDKSDAGLTAIVSVERSLGELFSQLEETREAAINAAEGAARTAARDTLRAAMLDSALPFGKGHANAEAAVEQVSQELSDFRATRETSDQRLHAMLATLNETLEKVVDRLALPGVAETSVSAASQVGKAGQGATTDDASRVPPPGVRQAGERPRAALASLDADVPIEPGSVGNPRMLSRPAEASTDAARAPDVKADPSQFIAAARRAALAAAQDTAACAATAATRRGDHQAQRLGSSTSLMDRVKDFSAKHRRPMLLSLAGLVLLLGAIQVARLSAVPADGASTVGSATAANVAEPQPSSTGAIPAVKREALAGAAGDAAVGGPAATVALVPPAPAVADQPKTAVVAPAKSLPTLAMGRPPLSGPQPSPTASGLRDLASSGNAAAQFELGLRLADGRGLPRDPKQAAEWLEKAATQGLAPAAYRLGSLYEKGLGVPRDPAISSRWYQQAAEQGNIRAMHNLAVMSAEGAGGKPDYPKAATWFGKASQMGVRDSQFNLAILYARGLGIEQSLAQSYTWFAIAAAQGDDDAARKRDDVAAKLDAKTLAAAKAAAENFRPTPPIAAANEVPPPAAGWDAVQPQGPVPTTSNVPAAHAPAPNASGSTQPGASSRSGTLAPRISRL, encoded by the coding sequence GTGAACGACTGCGATGCGACTGACCGGAACTGGGCCGATGGCCTGATTGGCGCGACGATGAACAAGGCGGTTCCTTGGAGCAGCGGTGACAGCAACCTCGATATTCGCGAGGCGGCTCGCCGTGCGGCCAAGCGAGAGGGACTGTCGGTCGGTGAATGGCTCGATGCCATCATCGCAGAGCGCGCCGAGATGTTGGGTGTCGATGTTGCAAAGCTCGATGCCGAAGAGCGGGTCTATGCCGTCACTGAACGATTGGCCCGCCTGAGCGGGGAGACACGTGGCGCCTCCGAGACCCGCGACTCATCCGAACCAAGCCGATCGTCCTTGCCGCCGTCTTCACCTCGAGCTTCCGAAAGACAAAAAATGACGTCGGGCACGCGTATGCGAGACTGGTTCGGAGCAAATGGCGGCGCGACGGCTCCAGCCAAGCCCAGCCCGACGAAGACTGCAGCACCCACGCGCGGTCGATCGATGCCTGAGACCGCCCGACCCTTCGGCCCGCTGAACGGACGCCTCGGATCGACCCTCGACGCCTCCGCGCCGACACGCGCGCCCATCGTGGCCCCTCGACCGATCGACGTTCAGGCGGTCGCGACACAGGCGGCTTCGGACGACGGGTCTTCGGCTGCTGCGGAACAGTCGGGCGCCGAGGAGTTGCGGCGGGTCGAGGCAAAACTCACCGCACTTTTCCGGGCTCTCGATCGCAAACAGGACCCGTCGGGCACCGATGTCGTAATGCCGCCAAGCCGCCCGGCAGCGACGCGAGCTGCCGCCGCCGTCGAGACGGCAAAGATGGCCGATTCGACGCCAGCGCCGATCCTCTCGGATGCGCCGCCGTTTCGAACCTTGGCGCAGGCGATCGCCGAAATCTCCGAGCGGCAAATCATGTTGGACCGGCAGGCGGCCGTGACCGCAGATGAGCCGACAGCCCCCCCGGTCAGCCCGCAGCGCGCTGAGGAGCAAGCGGATCGCAAGATCGACGCGCAACCTCACGTCACGCTCTCGACGAGACAGGACCAGTCCAGCGACAGACGCGCCAAGCTCATGCCGACCCAGAAATTGGCGGCGTCTCGCCTCCGGGCTGAGCCTTCCGGCTCCGGGGCTCAATCTCCTGGCTCGTCAACCGAAGGGTCGACGCTCGACCTCATCGAACGCCGGCTCGAGGCACTCGCGGCCAAGATCGACATGGCGATTGCCGGTCAGGTGAAGCCAAGCGTCATCGAAACCCTCTCGAAGCGGCTCGATCATGTTCAGGGATCGCTGGACGATCGGCTGCTGTCCCGCACCGCCCTGCCGCCGCTCGATCAACCGGCGATGGAGCAGATGATCGAAGGGTTAATCGGCCGGATCGAGACCTTGCGTCAGCCTGTGCCAGATGTCGCGGCGCTGGAGGGCATGCTACAGCAACTCGCGCAGAAGCTCGATGATGCTCGCGAGCCACAGGCCGATGCCCAGGTGTTCGGCGACCTCCAGGCGCAGGTCGGAAAATTAGCCGAGCGGATCGATAAGAGCGACGCGGGATTGACCGCGATCGTGTCGGTCGAACGCTCGCTCGGCGAGTTGTTTTCGCAACTCGAAGAAACGCGCGAGGCGGCCATCAACGCTGCCGAGGGCGCGGCCCGGACTGCCGCCCGCGATACACTGCGCGCCGCCATGCTGGATTCCGCCCTGCCGTTTGGCAAAGGCCATGCGAACGCCGAAGCAGCCGTCGAGCAGGTGTCGCAGGAACTCTCCGACTTCCGCGCAACGCGCGAGACCTCGGATCAGCGCCTGCATGCGATGCTGGCGACCCTGAATGAAACGCTCGAAAAAGTTGTCGACCGCCTGGCTCTTCCAGGGGTTGCGGAGACTTCCGTCTCGGCCGCATCTCAGGTCGGCAAAGCCGGGCAGGGCGCCACGACGGATGATGCCTCTCGCGTGCCGCCTCCGGGCGTGCGTCAGGCAGGAGAGCGTCCACGCGCCGCTCTGGCGTCGCTCGATGCCGATGTTCCGATCGAACCCGGATCGGTTGGCAATCCCCGGATGTTATCGCGTCCGGCGGAGGCCTCGACCGACGCGGCGCGAGCCCCCGACGTCAAGGCCGATCCATCACAATTTATCGCCGCTGCTCGCCGTGCCGCTCTCGCGGCCGCGCAGGATACGGCAGCATGCGCCGCGACGGCCGCGACCCGTCGGGGCGATCATCAAGCTCAGCGTCTCGGCTCGTCGACGTCCCTGATGGATCGGGTGAAGGACTTCTCGGCAAAGCATCGGCGGCCCATGCTGCTTAGCCTTGCCGGCTTGGTGCTTTTGCTTGGCGCGATCCAAGTCGCGCGCCTGAGCGCCGTGCCGGCCGATGGCGCATCGACGGTCGGGTCTGCAACGGCAGCGAACGTGGCTGAACCGCAACCGTCGTCGACGGGCGCGATACCCGCGGTGAAGCGCGAGGCGCTTGCCGGCGCGGCCGGTGATGCCGCAGTCGGAGGGCCCGCCGCGACTGTGGCGCTGGTGCCGCCTGCGCCTGCCGTAGCGGACCAACCTAAAACCGCCGTTGTCGCTCCGGCCAAGTCGCTTCCAACTCTTGCCATGGGCCGTCCGCCCCTCTCCGGCCCCCAGCCCAGCCCGACAGCTTCGGGCTTGCGCGACCTTGCGAGCAGCGGCAATGCGGCGGCGCAATTCGAACTCGGCTTACGTTTGGCCGATGGACGAGGTCTGCCGCGCGATCCGAAACAAGCGGCCGAGTGGCTCGAAAAGGCGGCGACTCAGGGGCTCGCCCCGGCGGCCTATCGGCTCGGCTCGCTCTACGAAAAGGGGCTCGGCGTGCCGCGCGACCCGGCCATTTCGTCACGCTGGTATCAGCAGGCGGCCGAGCAGGGGAACATCCGAGCAATGCATAATCTGGCGGTCATGTCGGCTGAAGGCGCCGGCGGCAAGCCGGATTATCCGAAGGCGGCGACGTGGTTCGGCAAGGCCAGTCAGATGGGCGTGCGCGACAGTCAATTCAACCTTGCAATTCTTTACGCGCGAGGGCTCGGCATCGAACAAAGCTTGGCGCAATCCTATACGTGGTTCGCGATCGCTGCCGCACAGGGTGACGACGACGCGGCCCGCAAGCGGGACGATGTCGCAGCCAAGCTCGATGCCAAGACGCTCGCGGCCGCTAAGGCGGCTGCGGAGAATTTTCGACCGACGCCGCCGATCGCCGCCGCCAATGAGGTGCCGCCACCGGCTGCCGGATGGGATGCGGTCCAGCCGCAAGGACCGGTGCCGACGACCTCGAATGTGCCCGCAGCACATGCTCCGGCCCCGAACGCATCGGGTTCGACGCAGCCAGGCGCGAGCAGCCGGAGCGGCACTCTCGCCCCACGGATCAGTCGCCTCTAG
- a CDS encoding MerR family transcriptional regulator, with protein sequence MSLAKSPQRPSPARPRSEDVKIERISIGEMARAFDVSLRTLRFYEDRGLLVPRRDGMTRLYANSDKARLDMILQAKQLGFTLTEIRDMLAGAEPRTETNRLHLKSEQIVAQIAHLERQRNEIDGAISVLRDAQADIDGRP encoded by the coding sequence ATGAGCCTTGCGAAATCGCCGCAGCGACCCAGTCCGGCACGACCCCGTTCAGAGGACGTCAAAATCGAGCGGATCAGTATCGGAGAGATGGCGCGTGCCTTCGACGTCAGCCTGCGGACGCTCCGTTTCTATGAGGATCGTGGCCTGCTTGTGCCACGCCGAGACGGTATGACGCGACTTTACGCCAACAGCGATAAGGCTCGCCTCGACATGATCCTGCAAGCCAAGCAGCTTGGTTTCACGCTCACCGAAATCCGTGACATGTTGGCCGGCGCGGAGCCCCGTACCGAGACCAATAGGCTACATCTCAAAAGCGAGCAGATCGTAGCGCAGATTGCTCACCTTGAACGCCAACGCAATGAGATCGATGGCGCCATATCGGTTCTGCGCGACGCGCAGGCCGACATCGACGGCCGGCCCTAG
- a CDS encoding acyl-CoA dehydrogenase C-terminal domain-containing protein → MPTYKAPIDEVMFLLNDVFRIERHNNLPGFSDATPDVVEAILTEGAKLSEGVLLPLNQSGDRDGCVRNADASVTTPHGFREAYKLYAEGGWVGISGDPAYGGQGLPQAIGAIINEFCTSANMAFTMYPGLTKSAFSALLAHGSDKQKQTYVPKLIAGEWLGTMNLTEPQCGTDLGLLRTKAVPQPDGAYAITGQKIFISAGEHDLTPNIIHLVLARIEGAPAGTKGISLFIVPKMIVNPDGSLGARNKVSCGSIERKMGIHGNATCVMNYDGATGWLVGEPNKGLNAMFVMMNEARLGVANQGLAQSEVAYQNAAAYAKERLQGRSISGRKAEDKVADPIIVHPDVRRMLLTIRAFNEAARALLMSTAIEVDLAHQGGDKALAQRAEDRLGLMTPILKGVFTDLGFDNCVLAQQVLGGHGYVAEWGMEQFVRDARIAMIYEGANGIQALDLVGRKLPKDGGRAFMSFMSEVAQTLESVKDDAELTFDVKAMKQGLDRLQQATLWFMQNAMAKPDNAGAGSTDYMHLFGLVALGHMWLLMCKAALVAKAEGRGDPARWASKLAVGRFFMERMLPETGTRLARITAGADAVMAMPAEAF, encoded by the coding sequence ATGCCGACCTATAAAGCCCCGATCGACGAAGTCATGTTTTTGCTGAACGACGTGTTTCGGATTGAACGCCACAACAATCTGCCAGGCTTTTCCGACGCCACGCCCGACGTTGTCGAGGCGATCCTGACCGAAGGCGCGAAGCTCAGCGAAGGCGTGTTGCTTCCGCTGAACCAGAGTGGCGACCGGGATGGCTGTGTCCGCAACGCCGATGCGTCGGTCACGACCCCGCACGGGTTTCGGGAGGCCTATAAGCTTTATGCCGAAGGCGGCTGGGTCGGAATTTCAGGTGATCCGGCCTATGGCGGCCAAGGCTTGCCCCAGGCGATCGGCGCCATCATCAACGAGTTCTGCACCTCCGCCAATATGGCGTTTACGATGTATCCAGGCCTGACAAAAAGCGCGTTTTCGGCGCTCCTGGCTCATGGAAGCGACAAGCAGAAGCAGACCTATGTCCCGAAGCTGATCGCCGGCGAGTGGCTCGGCACGATGAACTTGACCGAACCGCAATGCGGGACCGATCTCGGGCTCCTCCGCACCAAAGCGGTTCCACAGCCGGATGGGGCCTATGCCATTACGGGTCAAAAGATCTTCATATCGGCGGGCGAGCACGATCTGACGCCCAACATCATCCATCTCGTCTTGGCGCGAATCGAGGGCGCGCCGGCGGGCACGAAAGGCATCTCGCTCTTCATCGTTCCCAAGATGATAGTGAACCCGGATGGGTCACTCGGCGCGCGCAATAAGGTCTCCTGCGGCTCCATCGAACGTAAGATGGGCATTCACGGGAACGCCACCTGCGTGATGAACTACGATGGAGCGACGGGCTGGCTGGTCGGGGAACCCAACAAGGGCCTCAACGCCATGTTCGTGATGATGAACGAGGCCCGGCTCGGCGTCGCCAACCAGGGACTCGCTCAATCCGAGGTCGCCTACCAAAACGCCGCAGCCTATGCGAAGGAGCGGCTGCAGGGACGCTCGATCTCCGGCCGCAAGGCTGAAGACAAAGTGGCCGACCCGATCATCGTGCATCCCGACGTCCGCCGCATGCTGTTGACGATCCGCGCCTTTAACGAGGCGGCCCGCGCGCTCCTCATGTCGACCGCGATCGAGGTCGATCTCGCCCATCAGGGGGGCGATAAGGCCCTGGCGCAACGGGCCGAGGATCGGCTCGGTCTGATGACGCCGATCCTCAAGGGCGTGTTCACCGACCTTGGCTTCGACAATTGCGTGCTGGCCCAACAGGTGCTCGGCGGCCACGGCTATGTGGCCGAATGGGGCATGGAGCAGTTCGTGCGCGATGCGCGTATCGCGATGATCTACGAGGGCGCAAACGGAATCCAGGCCCTCGATCTTGTCGGTCGCAAGCTGCCGAAGGATGGAGGCCGTGCTTTCATGTCGTTCATGAGCGAGGTCGCGCAGACGCTTGAAAGCGTTAAGGATGATGCGGAGTTAACGTTTGACGTGAAGGCCATGAAGCAGGGTCTCGATCGGCTGCAACAGGCCACCCTATGGTTCATGCAGAACGCCATGGCCAAGCCCGACAATGCGGGTGCTGGATCGACCGACTACATGCATTTGTTCGGCCTCGTGGCACTCGGGCATATGTGGCTGCTCATGTGTAAGGCCGCTTTGGTTGCAAAAGCCGAGGGGCGTGGCGACCCGGCCCGCTGGGCGAGCAAACTTGCGGTCGGCCGGTTTTTCATGGAACGGATGCTTCCCGAGACCGGCACTCGTTTGGCGCGGATCACAGCCGGAGCCGATGCCGTGATGGCAATGCCGGCCGAGGCGTTCTAA
- a CDS encoding GFA family protein: MAFVSIPTTQVMWTRGEPTWFASSSIASRGFCRACGTPLAYRQSAATIELTIGSFDDPTLIAPTSRLGLEAVLPWSETIGTLPIEATSAWLAGTAHEPVINHQHPDHDT; the protein is encoded by the coding sequence ATGGCCTTCGTCTCAATTCCGACAACCCAGGTGATGTGGACCCGCGGCGAGCCAACCTGGTTTGCAAGTTCGAGTATCGCCTCACGCGGCTTTTGCCGAGCCTGCGGGACGCCGCTTGCCTATCGTCAGTCGGCTGCAACGATCGAGCTGACGATTGGATCGTTCGACGATCCGACCCTGATCGCCCCCACCTCACGACTCGGGCTCGAGGCGGTCCTGCCCTGGAGTGAGACGATCGGAACCTTACCGATCGAAGCAACGTCAGCGTGGCTGGCCGGAACCGCCCATGAGCCCGTCATCAACCACCAGCACCCCGATCACGACACCTGA
- a CDS encoding acetyl-CoA C-acetyltransferase, producing the protein MPDAFIYDHVRTPRGRGKPDGALHEVSTLGLATAVLDALKTRNALNTALVDDVILGCVDPVGEAGGDIARAAALTADYGAHVPGVQINRFCASGLDAVNFGAAQIMAGQHDMVVGGGVESMSRVGIGASGGAWPVDPQIAIKSYFMPQGVSADLIATKYGLSRDDVDAFAVESQKRAARSWTEGRFGGAVVPVRDINGLTLLATDEHMRPQTDMQSLAALKPSFAMMGDQGGFDAVAIQAHPEIEAVNHVHHAGNSSGIVDGAAVVLIGSADAGEKAGLRPRARVRAFANIGSDPALMLTGPIDVTKKVLARAGMTVDDIDLFEVNEAFAAVVLRYQQAFDLSLDKINVNGGAIALGHPLGATGAMLLGTVLDELERTGKSTALITLCIGAGMGTATIIERV; encoded by the coding sequence ATGCCTGACGCCTTTATCTACGATCATGTGCGAACGCCGCGCGGGCGCGGCAAGCCGGATGGTGCGCTGCACGAGGTCTCGACGCTCGGCCTCGCAACTGCGGTGCTCGATGCGCTGAAAACGCGCAACGCGCTGAACACGGCCCTGGTCGACGATGTGATCCTCGGTTGCGTCGATCCCGTCGGCGAGGCAGGCGGCGACATCGCCCGCGCGGCGGCGTTGACGGCCGATTATGGCGCGCATGTTCCCGGCGTGCAGATCAACCGCTTCTGCGCGTCAGGGCTCGATGCCGTGAATTTCGGTGCGGCCCAAATTATGGCCGGGCAGCACGACATGGTCGTGGGCGGAGGCGTCGAGTCGATGAGCCGCGTCGGCATCGGGGCATCGGGCGGCGCATGGCCGGTCGATCCGCAGATTGCGATCAAAAGCTATTTTATGCCGCAAGGCGTCTCGGCTGATTTGATCGCGACCAAATACGGGCTATCGCGCGACGATGTCGATGCCTTCGCGGTCGAAAGCCAGAAGCGCGCCGCGCGGTCTTGGACCGAAGGGCGCTTTGGCGGGGCCGTCGTGCCGGTGCGCGACATTAACGGATTGACGCTGCTGGCGACCGACGAACACATGCGGCCGCAGACCGACATGCAGTCCCTGGCGGCGCTGAAACCCTCCTTTGCCATGATGGGGGACCAGGGCGGGTTCGATGCCGTCGCGATCCAGGCTCATCCGGAAATCGAGGCCGTCAACCACGTCCACCACGCGGGCAATTCATCGGGCATCGTGGACGGCGCGGCGGTCGTGCTGATCGGATCGGCCGACGCGGGCGAGAAAGCTGGCCTCCGGCCGCGCGCCCGCGTCCGCGCTTTCGCCAATATCGGCTCGGACCCGGCGTTGATGCTGACCGGGCCGATCGATGTGACCAAAAAGGTGCTGGCCCGCGCCGGCATGACGGTGGACGACATCGACCTCTTCGAGGTCAACGAGGCTTTTGCGGCGGTGGTGCTGCGCTATCAGCAGGCGTTCGACCTGTCGCTCGACAAGATCAACGTCAACGGGGGCGCCATCGCGCTCGGTCATCCGCTCGGCGCGACCGGCGCCATGCTGCTCGGTACCGTGCTCGACGAACTCGAACGCACCGGGAAGAGCACCGCGCTCATCACGCTGTGCATCGGGGCCGGCATGGGGACCGCAACGATCATCGAACGGGTTTAA
- a CDS encoding FAD-dependent oxidoreductase, with protein MTLHDFRFDVDDAGIALLTWDMPGRSMNVITERVMDELDSVIDQVASSEHIKGCVVTSGKESFSGGADLTMLQALGRQYDENAKAGDPEAAMQAFFDGSRRLSVLFRKLETCGKPWVAAINGLCLGGAFELALACHYRVLAETDKARVGLPEIKVGLFPGAGGTQRVPRLMQTGDALQMLFRGEQIRPQAAKSMGLVHVLSPLADLVDTAKAWIAAGGKGVAPWDEKGFKPPSGKVYSPVGMMTWPPANAIYRRETQDNYPAAKAILQSVYEGLQMPIDIGLRIESRQFAKILRSREAAVMIRSLFLSMGELNKGARRPKDVPLTSIKKIGVIGAGFMGAGIAYVSANAGLEVVLIDQSQEAADTGKAHSHKLVTDQIGKGRAKTADRDALLARITTSADYESLVGCDLVIEAVFEDRAVKAEATRKAQAVLGPDVIFASNTSTLPITSLAEVALRPENVIGVHFFSPVEKMLLVEVIKGAKTGDRAIAAAFDFVRLLKKTPILVNDARGFYANRCVFAYLLEGHKMLLEGLPPAIIENAAKQAGMPVGPLSLTDEVAIDLCRKVLVAARQDLGNSAVDQAQMDLLDTLVVTEGRLGRKNRKGFYDYPEKGPKTLWPGLQALRPTRLDPDAIDVTELKQRFLVAQAIEAARAMEEGIVTDPREADVGSIVGFGFAPFTGGTLSYIDGMGVSQFVLLCDKLAKAHGPRFDPPGLLLDMAKDHETFYGRFNAKAA; from the coding sequence ATGACGCTGCACGATTTTCGATTTGACGTCGACGACGCCGGCATCGCGCTGCTGACCTGGGACATGCCCGGCCGATCCATGAACGTCATCACCGAACGCGTGATGGACGAACTCGATAGCGTCATCGATCAGGTGGCCTCGAGCGAACACATCAAAGGATGCGTCGTCACCTCCGGCAAGGAAAGCTTCTCGGGTGGTGCCGATCTCACCATGCTGCAAGCGCTCGGGCGGCAGTATGACGAGAACGCCAAGGCCGGCGACCCGGAGGCCGCGATGCAGGCTTTCTTCGATGGCTCGCGGCGCTTATCCGTGCTGTTCCGTAAGCTCGAGACCTGCGGCAAACCCTGGGTGGCCGCCATCAACGGCCTCTGCCTAGGTGGCGCGTTCGAGCTAGCTTTGGCCTGTCACTATCGCGTCCTGGCCGAGACCGACAAGGCGCGGGTCGGCTTGCCGGAGATCAAGGTCGGCCTCTTCCCTGGGGCCGGCGGTACCCAGCGTGTGCCGCGCCTGATGCAGACCGGCGACGCGCTGCAGATGCTGTTTCGCGGCGAGCAGATCCGCCCGCAGGCTGCAAAAAGCATGGGTCTCGTCCACGTGCTATCACCCCTCGCGGATCTCGTCGATACTGCCAAAGCCTGGATCGCGGCCGGTGGCAAAGGCGTCGCACCCTGGGACGAGAAGGGCTTCAAGCCGCCGTCCGGCAAGGTCTATTCGCCCGTTGGCATGATGACGTGGCCGCCCGCCAACGCGATCTACCGTCGCGAGACGCAGGACAACTATCCGGCCGCCAAGGCCATCCTGCAAAGCGTCTATGAAGGCCTGCAGATGCCGATCGACATCGGCCTGCGGATCGAAAGCCGGCAGTTTGCCAAGATCCTGCGCTCTCGCGAGGCGGCCGTGATGATCCGCTCGCTGTTTCTGTCCATGGGCGAGCTCAACAAAGGGGCGCGCCGCCCGAAGGACGTGCCGCTCACATCCATCAAGAAGATTGGGGTCATCGGCGCCGGCTTCATGGGGGCCGGTATCGCTTATGTGTCGGCCAATGCAGGGCTCGAGGTCGTGTTGATCGACCAGAGCCAGGAGGCCGCCGACACGGGCAAGGCGCATTCCCACAAACTGGTGACCGATCAGATCGGCAAAGGGCGGGCCAAAACGGCGGATCGGGACGCTTTGCTGGCCCGTATCACGACCAGCGCCGATTATGAGTCTCTCGTGGGTTGCGATCTCGTGATCGAGGCCGTGTTCGAGGACAGAGCCGTCAAAGCCGAGGCGACGCGCAAAGCGCAGGCGGTCCTTGGGCCCGACGTGATCTTCGCGTCCAATACCTCGACGCTGCCGATCACATCCTTGGCGGAGGTCGCGCTCCGGCCCGAAAATGTCATCGGGGTCCACTTCTTCTCGCCGGTCGAGAAGATGCTGCTGGTCGAGGTCATCAAAGGAGCGAAGACGGGCGACCGGGCTATCGCGGCAGCCTTCGACTTCGTGCGCCTCCTGAAGAAGACGCCGATCCTGGTCAACGATGCGCGCGGTTTCTACGCCAACCGCTGCGTCTTCGCCTACCTGCTGGAAGGCCACAAGATGCTGCTCGAGGGCCTGCCGCCCGCCATTATCGAGAATGCGGCCAAGCAGGCCGGCATGCCGGTCGGGCCGCTGTCACTGACCGACGAGGTTGCGATCGACCTCTGCCGCAAGGTGCTGGTGGCGGCGCGGCAGGACCTTGGGAACTCCGCAGTCGACCAAGCCCAGATGGATCTTCTCGACACCTTGGTGGTGACCGAGGGACGGCTCGGCCGCAAGAACCGCAAGGGGTTCTACGATTATCCCGAGAAAGGCCCGAAGACGCTTTGGCCTGGCCTCCAAGCCTTGCGCCCGACCCGTCTCGATCCCGACGCCATCGACGTGACTGAGTTGAAGCAGCGGTTCCTGGTGGCGCAGGCCATTGAGGCGGCACGGGCCATGGAGGAGGGCATCGTGACAGATCCGCGCGAAGCGGATGTCGGCTCCATCGTCGGCTTTGGTTTCGCGCCGTTTACCGGCGGAACGCTGTCCTACATCGATGGCATGGGCGTGTCGCAATTCGTGCTGCTCTGCGACAAGCTCGCCAAAGCGCATGGCCCCCGCTTCGATCCGCCGGGCTTGCTGCTCGACATGGC